In Kaistella sp. 97-N-M2, the sequence CTTTCGTCACCGCTCCCTGGAGATGGGCGGCATCGAAACCGTGCTGCTGAACCTTCTGAACCATTTTGATTATACAAAATATGAAGTTGTTCTTTTGTTGAATTACGGTCAGGGCGAGTTTTTGCAGCGCGTACCACCGGAAGTCAAGATTGTAGCGATCGGCGAGGACCGCAGTTCTTTTTCAGAAAATAAATTTTTGAATCTGCTCCAAAAAATCACACGCAGGCTTAAATACGCTTTTTTTCAAAGATTTCCGCGTAAGTTTTACCAAAAACATCAGCTTTTAGATTTTGATTACGAGGTTGCCTTCAGCCATTATATGCTTCAGGACGTGTACAACAGTCGGAACAAACAGAGCAAAAAAATGTACTGGATTCATGGCGACCTCAGAAATTCCGGATTTACGGACGTTCAAAACAAAAACTTTGTCGATCTCATGTCAAAATTCGACACCGGTGTCTTCGTATCACAGCACGGAAAAAATATCGTCGAAAAAAACTGGAACGTTGACCTGAAAAACGCAGTAGTCATCAATAATCCGCTCGCAATCGAGCATATCCTAAAACTGGCTGCAGAACCTGTGGAAGAAAAATTTCGTAACATCGATTTTGTTTCCGTCGGCAGGTTGTTTTCTCAAAAAGGAATTAAAGATCTGCTGGAAGCACATCACCAACTCATTATGTTGGGTTACACCATCAAAACCCTCATCATTGGCGATGGAATGCAGCGCGACGAGCTGGAAGCGTTCATTCGAAAATACAATCTGGCGGAGACGTTCTTCCTTTACGGATTTTCCAATAATCCAATCAAATACATTCAAAACTCACGATATTTCGTGCTGCCTTCCTACAGCGAAAGTTACCCGATGGTAATCGGCGAAGCGCTTTGCCTGAACAAACCCGTGCTCTCCACGAACGTGGGCGGCGTTCCGGAAATGGTGCACCACAACGTCAACGGTTTATTGTTTGATCCAGGCGAAAAAAACCTGTTGCAGAAGATGAAAGCCGTTCTGGACGATCCTTCGCGGCAAAAAAGATTTTCGCAGCACGATTCTTTAGCAGAGTTAAAAGAAAAAAACAACCGTATCTTTCATCAGATCGATCAATTATTTAATTAAGATGAAAATAATCTACCGAATTATTCTAAAAATCCACACGCTTTGTACCGAACTTCGCGACAAAGCCTACATCGAAATCTGCAAATCCCGCGGTTTGAAAGTGGGAAAAGACGTGGTTTTCATCGAAGCACCAAAATTTGGATCCGAACCTTATTTGATTGAGATCGGCGACCGCACGAAAATTACCGCCAACTGCACCTTCATCAACCACGATGGCGCAATGTACGTCATTCGGTCCATGGAAAAATACCGGGACGCGAGAAATTTCGGACGCATAAAAATCGGTAAGAACTGTTTCATTGGAAATAACTGCACGATCCTTCCGGGCGTCGAAATGGGCGACAACTGTATTTTGGGCGCAGGTTCGGTGCTGAATTCTTCTACGCCTGCCAATTCGGTTTTCGCCGGCGTTCCAGCTAAATTCATTTGTACGATTGAAGAATACGGCGACAAGGCACTGAAAAACAATGTGCTCTATCCAAGAGAACTCGAAGAAAACCGTCCGAATTTAGATTCTTACATCAAAAATCATTTACCGCACAATTATAAACCTATAAAATAAATCGGTGGCTACAAAAAAGAAAATCCTCCTCAGAATCGGTTCTTTACGTCACGGCGGTGCCGAAAAAGTGTTGGTTACTTTTTTGAAAAATCTGCCGCAGGACAAATATGAGATCGATCTTTTGCTCAATTTATATTCGGGGAAATATTTGGCAGAAGTTCCAAAATGGATCAATGTTTTGTATTTGAACAAAGGCGAAATGATCACTACTAACCGCCTGCACGATCTTCCAACAAAAACGTACCGCGTTCTTTATCAGAAAGTTTTACAATTATTTCCTTTCCTTCTTTACCGGTTTATTTTAAAAGGAAAAAAATACGATATCGAATTTGCCGCCATTCACGGAATGCGCGACGAAATTTTAAACTCACCGTTGAAATCATCAAAAAAAATCATTTGGATCCACAACGATCTAAAGAAAACGGAGTTTCGCAATTACACCGACGC encodes:
- a CDS encoding glycosyltransferase: MPKPMQSQKIKIIFRHRSLEMGGIETVLLNLLNHFDYTKYEVVLLLNYGQGEFLQRVPPEVKIVAIGEDRSSFSENKFLNLLQKITRRLKYAFFQRFPRKFYQKHQLLDFDYEVAFSHYMLQDVYNSRNKQSKKMYWIHGDLRNSGFTDVQNKNFVDLMSKFDTGVFVSQHGKNIVEKNWNVDLKNAVVINNPLAIEHILKLAAEPVEEKFRNIDFVSVGRLFSQKGIKDLLEAHHQLIMLGYTIKTLIIGDGMQRDELEAFIRKYNLAETFFLYGFSNNPIKYIQNSRYFVLPSYSESYPMVIGEALCLNKPVLSTNVGGVPEMVHHNVNGLLFDPGEKNLLQKMKAVLDDPSRQKRFSQHDSLAELKEKNNRIFHQIDQLFN
- a CDS encoding acyltransferase: MKIIYRIILKIHTLCTELRDKAYIEICKSRGLKVGKDVVFIEAPKFGSEPYLIEIGDRTKITANCTFINHDGAMYVIRSMEKYRDARNFGRIKIGKNCFIGNNCTILPGVEMGDNCILGAGSVLNSSTPANSVFAGVPAKFICTIEEYGDKALKNNVLYPRELEENRPNLDSYIKNHLPHNYKPIK